GCCCAATAGTGCGGCTTCGATTTCATCTTGCACAAGCATTCCCTGACTAGAGCAGAATCCCGCCGACACGCCAGCTTTTTCCATCAGGACAGGGAACTTTTATTCATCTGGCGGTTGTCGCGTGGCTTGGACGGCACAACCTTTTCCGACGCCGCCAGAACCTGATTCGACATGCGATCCAGTTCTTCGATTTCCCGAGGTAAAACAATGACTTGCCCGGCGTAAAATTGAACCGACCGGGACAGTTCAGACGCGGCTGATTCGAAGACCGACGGCGCCATGCGGGTCAGTGCCAGAAGCATGTTCTGAACCGCGCGATGCACCTCGACCATCGCCGCGCCGTCGCGCGCCAAGGGCATCAGGCTGTCGCGCAGAAGATCCTCGGCGGTGATGCTACGGACATGCAGGCGGGGGAAGCGGACCTCGGGGGCGACCTCGTGCGTCCAGACCGACAGGATGCGCAGCATGCGGGTGATGACGGCGATGGCCGTGCCGGGATCGTTGACGGCGGGCGACAGGGCGCGCTGGCCGATCTCGGTCAGGACCACGAAGCCGAAGCGCGGATCCTGGGCGAAGCTGCGGGCGGGGCGCAGGTTGATGCAGGCGATCAGGTCGCGGCGCAGCGCATGCGCCGCCTTGGGGTCGGTGGGCATGCCCTGCACATGGCACAATGCCTGGGCCGGATGCACCATGTCGCCGGGGGCGGCGGTCAGGTAGAGGATCACTCCGGCCTTGTCGGCCAGGTCGGACAGGGACTGCATGTCCAGGTTCTGCACATGGCCGACCTCGGGCGCCATGATCGCCACGCTGTCCGCGGGCGGCGGGCCGCGCAGGGGGTTCGCGCCCATCCAGGGGGATTCCAGCCGCGTCTGCAGCGCATCCAGCGTCACCTGCTCGACCCGGGCCAGGTTGTCGCCGATCAGGCCCAGCTCTCCAAGCCGGTTGATCCAGCGCAGCAGCGACAGGATGATGACCGCGATCACCAGCAGCGTCACGACGAACAGCACGACCCGCCCGCCGCCCCCGTAGAGCTCGGTCTTGAGCATGATCAGCCCGACCAGGCTGAAGACGAAGGCGCCCATGAAGGTCGCCAAGACCGTCTGGCTGACGCCGTCGCGCACCAGAAGCTGCACCGCCCGCGGCGTGGAGCCGGAACTGGCCGTCGCATAGGCCGCCGTCAGGATCGACAGCGAGAAGGTCGTGACCGTCAGCATCGACGATGCAATGATCTCGAGAATCGCCTCGATCGCCTCGGCCCCGATCTGCAGGGCCAGCCCGTCGGGGATGAAGGGGCCCATCAGCGAACCCGTGGCAGCGGTCACGAGGCCGAGGGCCGCGAAGGCCGCGACGCGGACCCACAGCGTCTGCAGGATCTCGCGCAGACGCCAGCGCAGCCCTCCGACGCCCCAATGCTCGGCCATGGCTCAGCGCACCCGGCCGGCCTGCACGTCGGCCACGGCGCGGCGGACCTGCGCCAGCCGCTGCGCCCGGGCCGGGTGGGTGCCCAGCACGTGGTTGCCGGGATCGGGGATGCGCTGGAACAGGCCCGAGCCGCTGATCGGATCGAAGCCCGCGTTCAGCGTGATGATCGCACCCAGATAGTCGGCCTCCAGCTCCCATTCCTTGGAATAGTAGCGGGCGCCGACCGAGGCGCCGATCTCCTGCGCGCGCTCGATCGCCGAGGGGTCGCCGCCA
Above is a window of Paracoccus liaowanqingii DNA encoding:
- a CDS encoding DUF2254 domain-containing protein — protein: MAEHWGVGGLRWRLREILQTLWVRVAAFAALGLVTAATGSLMGPFIPDGLALQIGAEAIEAILEIIASSMLTVTTFSLSILTAAYATASSGSTPRAVQLLVRDGVSQTVLATFMGAFVFSLVGLIMLKTELYGGGGRVVLFVVTLLVIAVIILSLLRWINRLGELGLIGDNLARVEQVTLDALQTRLESPWMGANPLRGPPPADSVAIMAPEVGHVQNLDMQSLSDLADKAGVILYLTAAPGDMVHPAQALCHVQGMPTDPKAAHALRRDLIACINLRPARSFAQDPRFGFVVLTEIGQRALSPAVNDPGTAIAVITRMLRILSVWTHEVAPEVRFPRLHVRSITAEDLLRDSLMPLARDGAAMVEVHRAVQNMLLALTRMAPSVFESAASELSRSVQFYAGQVIVLPREIEELDRMSNQVLAASEKVVPSKPRDNRQMNKSSLS